One Tachyglossus aculeatus isolate mTacAcu1 chromosome 18, mTacAcu1.pri, whole genome shotgun sequence DNA segment encodes these proteins:
- the LOC119940363 gene encoding olfactory receptor 1030-like yields MPKPKEMSQRNGTLVTEFILMGLTDRPELQPVLFVLFLFIYLITMIGNLGLLMLIWIDSRLHTPMYFFLSSLSFLDLCYSTNVTPKMLTDFYSKKKTISLTSCLVQCYFFIALVITEYYMLAVMAYDRYVAICRPLLYHSRMTRAVCLRLVVAPYIYGFLSGLMETMWTYRLTFCDSNTINHFSCADPPLIRLACSDTFIKEMSMFIVAGFNLSNSLLIILVSYVFILIAVLTMRSAEGRRKAFSTCGSHLIVVTIFYGTLFCMYVRPPTDTSVEQSKIIAVFYTFVSPMLNPLIYSLRNKNVKEAFWKIVRRNTLSK; encoded by the coding sequence ATGCCAAAACCTAAGGAAATGTCCCAGAGAAATGGCACCCTAGTCACGGAATTTATTCTGATGGGGCTAACGGATCGCCCAGAGCTACAGCCTGTACTctttgtgctctttctatttaTCTACCTTATCACAATGATAGGAAACCTTGGGTTGCTTATGCTGATCTGGATAGATTCCcggcttcacacccccatgtacttttttctcTCAAGTTTGTCCTTTCTGGATCTTTGTTATTCCACAAATGTCACTCCCAAAATGCTGACAGATTTCTACTCAAAGAAGAAAACCATTTCCTTGACTtcctgtttagtgcagtgttattTCTTTATTGCCCTGGTGATTACAGAATACTACATGCTGGCTGTTATGGCCTATGACCGGTACGTGGCCATCTGTAGACCCTTGCTTTATCACAGCAGAATGACGAGGGCTGTATGTCTCCGCTTAGTGGTTGCTCCATATATATATGGATTTCTTAGCGGGCTGATGGAAACCATGTGGACATATCGCTTGACGTTCTGTGACTCCAACACAATCAACCATTTCTCCTGTGCTGATCCACCTCTCATAAGACTGGCTTGCTCCGATACTTTCATCAAGGAAATGTCAATGTTTATAGTGGCTGGCTTTAACCTCTCCAACTCACTCCTTATCATCCTTGTTTCATACGTCTTCATTCTGATAGCCGTTCTGACGATGCGCTctgctgaaggaaggaggaaagccttctccacctgtggatCACATTTGATAGTAGTGACTATATTCTACGGAACTCTTTTCTGTATGTATGTAAGACCCCCAACTGATACGTCTGTAGAGCAATCAAAAATAATAGCAGTTTTCTATACCTTTGTGAGTCCAATGCTAAATCCCcttatctatagcctgaggaacaagaatGTGAAGGAAGCTTTTTggaaaatcgtcagaagaaacaCACTTTCCAAATAA
- the LOC119940039 gene encoding olfactory receptor 5M11-like, producing MSSDNCTSVTDFILLGLTDHPELQGFLFVLFFIVYFFTLLGNLGLIVLIRPNCSLHTLVYFFLTNLAFVDLWYSSNANPKMLANFLSEKTISFASCFIQCYIFIVLSLTEFYMLSAIAYDLYKAICHPLHYSIKMSRRIYTCLMAFPYVYGFSEGLSRTVTTFRLSFCGSNIISHFYCANPPLIKLSCSDTRFKENATLLSAGFNLSNSLMNIILSYIFILMAIFKIQFSEGRSKVLSTCRSHIMGVTLFYGSLFCMYMRPLRDQSMEHSKMIGIFYTFVSSILNPLIYSLRKKDVKAALRKLKSIVQFYQLKFLKRGAARSNILIAIFSPG from the exons ATGTCCAGTGACAATTGCACTTCTGTGACAGACTTTATTCTCTTGGGTCTCACAGATCATCCAGAGCTTCAAGGCTTCCTCTTTGTGCTATTTTTCATCGTCTACTTTTTCACCTTGTTAGGCAACCTGGGTCTGATTGTGCTAATTCGACCAAATTGTAGCCTTCACACACTCGTGTATTTCTTCCTCACTAACTTAGCATTTGTAGACCTGTGGTATTCTTCAAATGCAAACCCCAAGATGCTGGCCAACTTCTTATCAGAGAAGACTATCTCCTTTGCCAGTTGTTTCATCCAATGCTACATTTTCATTGTTCTGTCCCTTACAGAGTTTTATATGCTGTCAGCAATAGCATATGACCTCTATAAAGCTATCTGCCACCCTCTACATTACAGCATCAAAATGTCCAGGAGGATCTACACCTGCCTCATGGCATTCCCCTATGTATATGGCTTCTCTGAAGGCCTGTCCCGAACAGTCACGACATTCAGATTGTCCTTTTGTGGATCCAATATCATCAGCCATTTTTACTGTGCCAACCCGCCTCTCATAAAGCTGTCTTGCTCTGATACCCGTTTCAAAGAAAATGCCACACTCCTTTCTGCTGGATTTAACCTCTCCAACTCCCTCATGAACATCATCCTGTCTTATATCTTCATTCTCATGGCAATCTTCAAGATCCAGTTTTCTGAGGGAAGGAGTAAAGTACTTTCCACCTGCAGATCCCACATAATGGGTGTCACTTTATTTTATGGGTCACTCTTCTGCATGTATATGAGACCTCTGAGGGATCAATCTATGGAGCATTCCAAGATGATAGGTATTTTCTATACTTTTGTGAGTTCGATATTGAATCCtttgatctacagtctgaggaaaaaAGATGTAAAAGCAGCCTTGAGGAAACTG AAATCG ATAGTTCAATTCTACCAATTAAAATTTCTCAAGAGAGGTGCTGCAAGGAGTAACATTTTAATTGCTATTTTTTCCCCCGGGTAA